One window of the Burkholderia ubonensis subsp. mesacidophila genome contains the following:
- a CDS encoding (2Fe-2S)-binding protein: protein MIIHLDGRALTVADGLTVAAAVASSGDDTTRMSCTGAPRAPFCGMGICQECRMTIDGRRRLACQTLCSDGMQVERMR from the coding sequence ATGATCATTCATCTGGACGGCCGTGCGCTGACGGTGGCGGACGGCCTGACGGTTGCCGCCGCCGTCGCGTCGAGCGGCGACGATACGACGCGCATGTCGTGCACGGGCGCGCCGCGCGCGCCGTTTTGCGGGATGGGCATCTGCCAGGAGTGCAGGATGACGATCGACGGACGCCGCCGGCTCGCGTGCCAGACGCTGTGCAGCGACGGGATGCAGGTGGAGCGAATGCGATGA
- a CDS encoding APC family permease: MPGQGNAQPSVPLSRSAHPDAGHGKFKKQLSLTDLTFIGLGAIFGSGWLFAASHVSTIAGPAGIFSWLLGGFAVLLLGIVYCELGAALPRAGGVVRYPVFSHGPLLGYLMGFITLIAFSSLIAIEVVAARQYAAAWFPGLTVEGSSDPTTLGWLVQAALLGFFFYLNYSSVKTFAKANNIISLFKFIVPLAVIAVLFTFFKPANLTLHGFAPFGMPGIEMAVSAGGIIFAYLGLTPIVSVASEVRNPQRTIPIALILSILLSTLIYVLLQLAFIGSIPTGMLAAGWHDVSKAFSLPYRDIALALGVGWLAVMVVADAMISPSGCGNIYMNATPRVVYGWAKTGTFFKVFTRIDEASGIPRAGLWLTFGLAIFWTLPFPSWEALINIVSAALVLSYAVAPVSVAALRRTAPDLPRPFRASAFGITGPASFVIAALIVYWSGWSTVSWLLGLQIVMFVIYLACRRWVPTAHLSLAEQVRSSAWLIAFYAAMIVASYFGGFGGTGRLAHPYDTLVVAAIALVIYYWGAHTGVPSAKLQLEDDEG, translated from the coding sequence ATGCCAGGCCAAGGCAATGCACAACCGTCCGTGCCGCTTTCCCGTTCCGCGCACCCCGACGCGGGTCACGGCAAGTTCAAGAAACAGCTGTCGCTGACCGACCTCACGTTCATCGGTCTCGGCGCCATTTTTGGGTCGGGGTGGCTGTTCGCCGCGAGTCACGTGTCGACGATCGCGGGCCCGGCCGGCATCTTCTCGTGGCTGCTCGGCGGCTTCGCGGTGCTGCTGCTCGGCATCGTCTACTGCGAGCTCGGCGCCGCGCTGCCGCGCGCGGGCGGCGTGGTCCGCTACCCGGTGTTCTCGCACGGCCCGCTGCTCGGCTACCTGATGGGCTTCATCACGCTGATCGCCTTTTCGAGCCTGATCGCGATCGAAGTCGTCGCCGCGCGCCAGTACGCGGCCGCGTGGTTTCCGGGCCTGACGGTCGAAGGGTCGAGCGACCCGACGACGCTCGGCTGGCTCGTGCAGGCAGCGCTCCTCGGTTTCTTCTTCTACCTGAACTATTCGAGCGTGAAGACGTTCGCGAAGGCGAACAACATCATCAGCCTCTTCAAGTTCATCGTGCCGCTCGCGGTGATCGCGGTGCTGTTCACGTTCTTCAAGCCCGCGAACCTGACGCTCCACGGCTTCGCGCCGTTCGGCATGCCGGGCATCGAGATGGCGGTGTCGGCGGGCGGCATCATCTTCGCGTACCTCGGGCTCACGCCGATCGTGTCGGTCGCGAGCGAGGTGCGCAATCCGCAGCGCACGATCCCGATCGCGCTGATCCTGTCGATCCTGCTGTCGACGCTGATCTACGTGCTGCTGCAGCTCGCATTCATCGGCAGCATTCCGACCGGCATGCTCGCCGCCGGTTGGCACGACGTCAGCAAGGCATTCTCGCTGCCGTACCGCGACATCGCGCTCGCGCTCGGCGTCGGCTGGCTCGCGGTGATGGTCGTCGCCGACGCGATGATCTCGCCGAGCGGCTGCGGCAACATCTACATGAACGCGACGCCGCGCGTCGTCTACGGCTGGGCGAAGACCGGCACCTTCTTCAAGGTGTTCACGCGCATCGACGAGGCGTCCGGCATTCCGCGCGCGGGCCTATGGCTGACCTTCGGCCTCGCGATCTTCTGGACGCTGCCGTTCCCGTCGTGGGAAGCGCTGATCAACATCGTGTCGGCCGCGCTGGTGCTCAGCTACGCGGTCGCGCCCGTGTCGGTCGCGGCACTGCGCCGCACCGCGCCCGACCTGCCGCGGCCGTTCCGCGCGAGCGCGTTCGGCATCACCGGCCCCGCGTCGTTCGTGATCGCCGCGCTGATCGTCTACTGGTCGGGCTGGAGCACCGTGTCCTGGCTGCTCGGCCTGCAGATCGTGATGTTCGTCATCTACCTCGCGTGCCGCCGCTGGGTGCCGACCGCGCACCTGAGCCTCGCCGAGCAGGTGCGTTCGTCCGCGTGGCTGATCGCGTTCTATGCGGCGATGATCGTCGCGTCGTATTTCGGCGGCTTCGGCGGCACGGGCCGGCTCGCGCATCCGTACGACACGCTCGTCGTCGCGGCGATCGCGCTCGTCATCTATTACTGGGGCGCGCATACCGGCGTGCCGTCCGCGAAGCTGCAGCTCGAGGACGACGAAGGCTGA
- a CDS encoding dihydrodipicolinate synthase family protein, with translation MSRNAIQWTGVFPAVSTQFKPDFSLDIDATHRVVKNLVNDGVSGLVVCGTVGENTSLSTSEKLQVIEAARDAAGGKIPVIAGIAEFTTEFARNTVREAQRVGVDGVMVMPALVYSAKPHETAAHFRAVATSTDLPVMVYNNPPIYKNDVTPDVLIALQDCENIVCFKDSSGDTRRFIDLRNAVGDRFVLFAGLDDVVVESIAVGAEGWVSGMSNAFPKEGETLFRLAKQKRFDEALALYRWFMPLLHLDARPDLVQCIKLCEELVGRGSAVTRPPRLALQGDTLAEVKAIVAKALETRPTLPDVGL, from the coding sequence GTGAGCCGAAACGCCATTCAGTGGACCGGGGTTTTCCCGGCCGTCAGCACCCAGTTCAAGCCGGACTTTTCCCTCGACATCGACGCCACGCACCGCGTGGTGAAGAACCTGGTGAACGACGGCGTGTCGGGCCTCGTGGTCTGCGGCACGGTCGGCGAGAACACGTCGCTGTCGACGTCGGAAAAGCTCCAGGTGATCGAGGCCGCGCGCGACGCGGCCGGCGGCAAGATTCCGGTGATCGCCGGCATCGCCGAGTTCACGACCGAGTTCGCGCGCAACACCGTGCGCGAAGCGCAGCGCGTCGGCGTCGACGGCGTGATGGTGATGCCCGCGCTCGTCTACTCGGCGAAGCCGCACGAGACCGCCGCGCACTTCCGCGCGGTCGCGACGAGCACCGACCTGCCGGTGATGGTCTACAACAACCCGCCGATCTACAAGAACGACGTGACGCCGGACGTGCTGATCGCGCTGCAGGACTGCGAGAACATCGTCTGCTTCAAGGATTCGTCGGGCGACACGCGCCGCTTCATCGACCTGCGCAACGCGGTCGGCGACCGCTTCGTGCTGTTCGCGGGCCTCGACGACGTGGTGGTCGAGAGCATCGCGGTCGGCGCCGAAGGCTGGGTGTCGGGCATGTCGAACGCGTTCCCGAAGGAAGGCGAGACGCTGTTCCGCCTCGCGAAGCAGAAGCGTTTCGACGAAGCGCTCGCGCTGTATCGCTGGTTCATGCCGCTGCTGCACCTCGACGCGCGCCCGGACCTCGTGCAGTGCATCAAGCTGTGCGAAGAGCTGGTCGGCCGCGGCAGCGCGGTCACGCGCCCGCCGCGTCTCGCGCTGCAGGGCGACACGCTCGCGGAAGTGAAGGCGATCGTCGCGAAGGCGCTCGAAACGCGCCCGACGTTGCCCGACGTCGGTCTCTGA
- a CDS encoding DUF6691 family protein, translating into MAAWFAFLAGLVFGGGLVVSGMANPQKVLGFLDLAGGWDPSLAFVMAGATGVGGLAFAWAKRRTRSWLGLPMQLPTARAMTVRLVAGSAAFGAGWGLAGFCPGPALVSIGFGSLKGIGFVVAMLAGMAAFEWIARRRAAR; encoded by the coding sequence ATGGCGGCATGGTTCGCATTCCTTGCGGGGCTGGTCTTCGGCGGCGGGCTCGTCGTGTCGGGCATGGCCAATCCGCAGAAAGTCCTCGGATTTCTCGATCTCGCGGGAGGCTGGGATCCGTCGCTCGCCTTCGTGATGGCCGGTGCGACGGGCGTCGGCGGGCTCGCATTCGCATGGGCGAAGCGCCGCACGCGGTCGTGGCTCGGTCTGCCGATGCAGTTGCCGACCGCGCGGGCGATGACCGTGCGTCTGGTGGCGGGCAGCGCGGCGTTCGGCGCCGGCTGGGGGCTGGCGGGGTTCTGTCCGGGGCCCGCGCTCGTGTCGATCGGCTTCGGATCGCTCAAGGGGATCGGTTTTGTCGTCGCGATGCTGGCGGGGATGGCTGCGTTCGAGTGGATCGCGCGGCGCCGAGCCGCGCGGTGA
- a CDS encoding NAD(P)/FAD-dependent oxidoreductase, translating into MSDVKTDVVVIGAGIVGAACAHELAQRGLRVLVLDDASGGATDAGMGHLVAMDDNAAELALSHFSIELWRGLSGQMPEGCAYRNCGTLWLAADSNEMDLARAKQATLAAHGVAGELVDSGVLAALEPMLRPGLGGALWIPGDGILYAPVTANWLLQRVPGIVLRRDKVVAVDGPSVTLANGDVLRAERVVVANGVAARTLLPELPLRPKKGHLLITDRYPRRVSHQLVELGYAASAHASDGTSVAFNVQPRPTGQLLIGSSRQFDTEDPRVEPPVLARMLRRAVGYLPALADLNGIRSWTGFRAASPDGLPLLGEHPAQPGVWLAVGHEGLGVTTAPGSARLLAALMFGERPPIDVEPYLPGRFLSTSRVAGARS; encoded by the coding sequence GTGAGCGACGTGAAGACCGATGTCGTCGTGATCGGCGCGGGCATCGTCGGCGCGGCATGCGCGCACGAGCTGGCGCAGCGCGGCCTGCGCGTGCTGGTGCTCGACGACGCCAGCGGCGGCGCGACGGACGCCGGCATGGGGCACCTCGTCGCGATGGACGACAACGCGGCGGAGCTCGCGCTGAGCCATTTCTCGATCGAGTTGTGGCGAGGGCTGAGCGGACAGATGCCGGAAGGCTGCGCGTATCGGAACTGCGGGACGCTGTGGCTCGCGGCCGATTCGAACGAGATGGACCTCGCGCGCGCGAAGCAGGCGACGCTCGCGGCGCACGGCGTGGCCGGCGAGCTGGTCGACAGCGGGGTGCTCGCCGCGCTCGAACCGATGCTGCGGCCCGGGCTCGGTGGCGCGCTGTGGATTCCCGGCGACGGCATTCTGTACGCGCCGGTGACGGCGAACTGGCTGCTCCAGCGCGTGCCGGGCATCGTGTTGCGCCGCGACAAGGTGGTCGCGGTCGACGGGCCGAGCGTGACGCTCGCGAACGGCGACGTGCTGCGCGCGGAACGCGTGGTCGTCGCGAACGGCGTCGCGGCGCGCACGCTGCTGCCCGAACTGCCGCTGCGGCCGAAAAAGGGCCATCTGCTGATCACCGATCGCTATCCGAGGCGCGTGTCGCACCAGCTCGTCGAGCTCGGCTATGCGGCGAGCGCGCATGCGAGCGACGGCACGTCGGTCGCGTTCAACGTGCAGCCGCGCCCGACCGGCCAGCTGCTGATCGGCTCGTCGCGCCAGTTCGACACCGAAGATCCGCGCGTCGAGCCGCCGGTGCTCGCGCGCATGCTGCGCCGTGCGGTCGGCTACCTGCCGGCGCTGGCCGACCTGAACGGCATTCGTTCATGGACGGGCTTCCGCGCGGCGAGCCCGGACGGCCTGCCGCTGCTCGGCGAGCACCCGGCGCAGCCGGGCGTGTGGCTCGCGGTCGGGCACGAAGGGCTCGGCGTCACGACCGCGCCGGGCAGCGCGCGGCTGCTAGCCGCGCTGATGTTCGGCGAGCGGCCGCCGATCGACGTCGAACCGTATTTGCCGGGGCGCTTCCTGTCGACGTCCCGCGTTGCAGGAGCACGCTCATGA
- a CDS encoding NAD(P)/FAD-dependent oxidoreductase, giving the protein MKHEILSVDVAIVGAGPAGLSAAQAAAQSGASVAIVDDNPRAGGQIWRQGPGVASPPAAAARLDVLRQPNVRHLAATRIVAEASPGTLLLEDDERGLLLEYRTLILCCGARELLLPFPGWTLPGVTGAGGLQALVKHGLDVRGQRTVIAGSGPLLLASAATARERGAQVLHVLEQAARADVIGFGIGLWRWPSKLAQAARLMTPVYRPDAWVVEAFGDQRLEGVRIRQGGREFDVECDRLACGFGLVPNTALPSHLGCRIENGAVAVDAHQRTSREGHFAAGECTGVGGSELAMVEGEIAGYAATGQTSGLAELITRRARWQAFADAVRERFAIREPVLKLARPDTLICRCEDVRFDALVNEAGWTAAKLQSRCGMGACQGRVCGAAAQTLFGWTPPAPRPPLVPARVGTLVMDGGDDA; this is encoded by the coding sequence ATGAAACACGAGATTCTGAGCGTCGACGTCGCGATCGTCGGCGCGGGGCCGGCCGGGCTGTCCGCCGCGCAGGCGGCGGCGCAAAGCGGCGCATCGGTCGCGATCGTCGACGACAACCCACGGGCGGGCGGGCAGATCTGGCGGCAGGGGCCGGGCGTCGCTTCACCGCCGGCTGCGGCCGCGCGTCTCGACGTGTTGCGGCAACCGAACGTCCGGCATCTCGCGGCGACGCGCATCGTCGCCGAAGCGAGCCCGGGCACGCTGCTGCTCGAAGACGACGAGCGCGGGCTGCTGCTCGAATACCGCACGCTGATCCTGTGCTGCGGCGCGCGCGAGCTGCTGCTGCCGTTTCCCGGCTGGACGCTGCCGGGCGTCACCGGCGCGGGCGGCTTGCAGGCGCTGGTCAAGCACGGCCTCGACGTGCGCGGACAGCGCACCGTGATCGCCGGCAGCGGGCCGCTGCTGCTGGCGAGCGCCGCGACGGCGCGCGAGCGGGGCGCGCAGGTGCTGCACGTGCTCGAACAGGCCGCGCGGGCGGACGTGATCGGCTTCGGGATCGGGTTGTGGCGCTGGCCGTCGAAGCTCGCGCAGGCGGCGCGGCTGATGACGCCGGTCTACCGGCCGGATGCCTGGGTCGTCGAGGCTTTCGGCGACCAGCGGCTCGAAGGTGTGCGGATCAGGCAGGGCGGCCGCGAATTCGACGTCGAATGCGACCGGCTCGCGTGCGGATTCGGTCTCGTGCCGAACACGGCGCTGCCGAGCCATCTCGGCTGCCGGATCGAAAACGGCGCGGTGGCGGTCGATGCGCACCAGCGCACGAGCCGGGAAGGGCATTTCGCGGCAGGCGAGTGCACGGGCGTCGGCGGCAGCGAGCTGGCGATGGTCGAAGGCGAGATCGCCGGTTATGCGGCGACCGGGCAGACATCGGGGCTTGCCGAGTTGATTACACGCCGCGCTCGCTGGCAGGCGTTCGCGGATGCGGTGCGCGAACGGTTCGCAATCAGGGAGCCGGTCCTCAAGCTCGCGCGGCCCGATACGCTCATCTGCCGCTGCGAGGACGTCCGCTTCGACGCGCTCGTGAACGAAGCCGGCTGGACGGCCGCGAAGCTGCAGTCGCGCTGCGGGATGGGCGCTTGCCAGGGCCGCGTGTGCGGCGCGGCCGCGCAGACGCTGTTCGGCTGGACGCCGCCGGCGCCGCGTCCGCCGCTGGTGCCGGCGCGGGTGGGGACGCTGGTGATGGATGGGGGCGACGACGCCTGA
- a CDS encoding 4-hydroxyproline epimerase, protein MKRIQIIDSHTGGEPTRLVVSGFPALGNGSMAERRDLLAREHDRFRTACILEPRGSDVLVGALLCEPVSPDAAAGVIFFNNSGYLGMCGHGTIGVVRTLHHMGRINPGVHRIETPVGTVEATLHDDLSVSVRNVPAYRHAKDVVVDVPGHGPVKGDIAWGGNWFFLISDHGQRVTGDNVAALTTYASAVREGLERAGVAGANGGEIDHIELFADDPEHDSRSFVLCPGLAYDRSPCGTGTSAKLACLAADGKLAPGVVWRQASVIGSVFHASYVESDGGIVPTIRGTAHLSAEATLLIEDDDPFGWGIVS, encoded by the coding sequence ATGAAGCGCATCCAGATCATCGATTCGCACACCGGCGGCGAACCCACGCGGCTCGTCGTGTCCGGTTTTCCTGCGCTCGGCAACGGCTCGATGGCCGAGCGGCGCGACCTGCTCGCGCGCGAGCACGACCGTTTTCGCACCGCCTGCATCCTCGAGCCGCGCGGCAGCGACGTGCTGGTCGGCGCGCTGCTGTGCGAGCCGGTGTCGCCCGACGCCGCCGCCGGCGTGATCTTCTTCAACAACAGCGGCTATCTCGGCATGTGCGGGCACGGCACGATCGGCGTCGTGCGCACGCTGCATCACATGGGGCGCATCAACCCGGGCGTGCACCGGATCGAAACGCCGGTCGGCACCGTCGAGGCAACGCTGCACGACGACCTGTCGGTCAGCGTGCGCAACGTGCCCGCGTATCGGCATGCGAAGGACGTCGTCGTCGACGTGCCGGGCCATGGCCCCGTGAAGGGCGACATCGCGTGGGGCGGCAACTGGTTCTTCCTGATCAGCGACCACGGGCAGCGCGTGACCGGCGACAACGTCGCGGCGCTGACCACGTATGCGTCGGCCGTGCGTGAAGGGCTCGAACGCGCGGGCGTCGCCGGCGCGAACGGCGGCGAGATCGACCACATCGAGCTGTTCGCCGACGATCCCGAGCACGACAGCCGCAGCTTCGTGCTATGCCCGGGCCTCGCGTACGACCGTTCGCCGTGCGGCACCGGCACGAGCGCGAAGCTCGCGTGCCTCGCGGCGGACGGCAAGCTCGCGCCGGGCGTCGTGTGGCGGCAGGCGAGCGTGATCGGCAGCGTGTTCCACGCGAGCTACGTCGAAAGCGACGGCGGCATCGTGCCGACGATCCGCGGCACCGCGCACCTGAGCGCGGAAGCGACGCTGCTGATCGAGGACGACGATCCGTTCGGCTGGGGCATCGTGTCGTGA
- a CDS encoding aminotransferase-like domain-containing protein, which produces MNPSRDASRQHLPIAGEPLYERLAEHYRRIIAAGTLAPGDRMPSVRVVMEQHGVSLSTAIQTFRRLEDAGWCEAKPRSGYFVRRRASAALETLRESDAPPLTVDPPFAGLHERVSRVIDRANAMPDALNLGGASALSVLYPTARLQALAIRLLRHKPTLLTDAGPVGGSLEFRQTMAKRALSYGVTVSPDEVISTSGGVDAVNLALRAVTRPGDTIAIESPAFFGLIQLLESLGLRTLEIPASPTTGLSIEALDVALSAYPDIKAVVVVPNLQNPLGSVMPDDRKAALVALCARHGVAVIEDEPYRELVEAPQAVKPVKAWDRDGTVIYCPSLNKVLAPGMRLGWMSAGRWHARVKMLKFAQSRHNAALLQAIAAEFVGSGAFDRHLHRFREQLRAQRDATIDAIARHFPAGTRLNQPPGGLMLWVALPDGVHSEALFNAALEQGVRIAPGAIFSNTDRFDAFIRIGCARPFDAQLEEAFETLGRLVRAAAAA; this is translated from the coding sequence ATGAATCCTTCCCGCGACGCCTCCCGCCAACATCTGCCGATCGCCGGCGAGCCGCTGTACGAGCGGCTCGCCGAGCACTACCGGCGCATCATTGCCGCCGGTACGCTGGCGCCCGGCGACCGGATGCCGTCGGTGCGCGTGGTGATGGAGCAGCATGGCGTCAGCCTGTCGACCGCGATCCAGACGTTCCGGCGGCTCGAGGATGCCGGCTGGTGCGAGGCGAAGCCGCGCTCCGGCTACTTCGTCCGCCGTCGCGCGTCGGCCGCGCTCGAGACGCTGCGCGAAAGCGACGCGCCGCCGCTGACGGTCGATCCGCCGTTCGCCGGCCTGCACGAGCGCGTATCGCGAGTAATCGACCGCGCGAACGCGATGCCCGATGCGCTGAATCTCGGCGGCGCATCGGCGTTGTCGGTGCTGTATCCGACGGCGCGCCTGCAGGCGCTCGCCATCCGGCTGCTGCGGCACAAACCGACGCTGCTCACCGATGCCGGCCCGGTCGGCGGTTCGCTGGAGTTCCGGCAGACGATGGCGAAGCGCGCGCTGTCGTATGGCGTGACGGTGTCGCCGGACGAAGTCATATCGACGAGCGGCGGCGTCGATGCGGTGAACCTCGCACTGCGCGCGGTCACCCGGCCGGGCGACACGATCGCGATCGAATCGCCGGCGTTCTTCGGGCTGATCCAGCTGCTCGAGAGCCTCGGCCTGCGCACGCTCGAAATCCCCGCCAGCCCGACGACCGGGCTGTCGATCGAGGCGCTCGACGTGGCGCTGTCCGCCTATCCGGACATCAAGGCGGTCGTCGTCGTGCCGAACCTGCAGAACCCGCTCGGCAGCGTGATGCCCGACGACCGCAAGGCCGCGCTCGTCGCGTTGTGCGCGCGGCACGGCGTGGCCGTGATCGAGGACGAGCCGTACCGTGAACTGGTCGAAGCGCCGCAGGCCGTCAAGCCCGTCAAGGCGTGGGATCGCGACGGCACCGTGATCTACTGCCCGTCGCTGAACAAGGTGCTCGCGCCTGGCATGCGGCTCGGCTGGATGAGCGCGGGGCGCTGGCATGCGCGCGTGAAGATGCTGAAGTTTGCGCAAAGTCGCCACAACGCCGCGCTGCTGCAGGCCATTGCGGCCGAATTCGTCGGTTCAGGCGCGTTCGACCGCCATCTGCATCGGTTCCGCGAGCAGTTGCGCGCGCAGCGCGATGCGACGATCGACGCGATCGCACGCCACTTTCCGGCCGGCACGCGGCTGAACCAGCCGCCGGGCGGCCTGATGCTGTGGGTCGCGTTGCCGGACGGCGTGCATTCGGAAGCGCTGTTCAATGCGGCGCTCGAACAAGGCGTGCGCATCGCGCCTGGCGCGATCTTTTCCAACACCGACCGCTTCGATGCATTCATCCGCATCGGCTGCGCGCGACCGTTCGACGCGCAACTCGAGGAGGCTTTCGAGACGCTCGGCCGCCTCGTGCGCGCCGCAGCCGCCGCATAA
- a CDS encoding YeeE/YedE family protein: MQLDVSHFTPWLSLAGGVLIGLAAAGFVAFNGRVAGISGIVGGLLAPCADGRDWRLAFVAGLIVAPVVLRAAGIGATPQVDASWPLVIAAGLLVGIGTRYAGGCTSGHGVCGLSRGSLRSLVATATFMAVGFLTVFVQRHLLGG; encoded by the coding sequence ATGCAGCTTGATGTGTCTCATTTCACGCCGTGGCTGTCGCTCGCGGGCGGCGTGCTGATCGGGCTGGCGGCCGCAGGGTTCGTCGCGTTCAACGGGCGCGTGGCAGGAATCAGCGGCATCGTCGGGGGTTTGCTCGCGCCCTGTGCGGACGGGCGCGACTGGCGGCTGGCGTTCGTCGCGGGGCTGATCGTCGCGCCGGTCGTGTTGCGCGCGGCCGGAATCGGCGCGACGCCGCAGGTCGACGCGAGCTGGCCCCTCGTCATCGCGGCCGGCCTGCTGGTCGGGATCGGCACGCGTTACGCGGGCGGATGCACGAGCGGCCACGGCGTGTGCGGGCTGTCGCGCGGGTCGCTGCGCTCGCTGGTCGCGACGGCGACGTTCATGGCTGTCGGATTCCTGACCGTGTTCGTGCAGCGGCACCTGTTGGGAGGCTGA
- a CDS encoding cytochrome-c peroxidase, with the protein MVLLAAATLAAAVPLAGRTAPSDTVLLPGAPPARVVGTIGNGTPQVTAKIDAATARFAPDPTLVALGRRIFFDPRLSEPRGMSCAGCHDPGRAFAPTLSAAALAGPGVPQGSRPGRFSQRNAPSLLYVRYVPRRHFYQDDDAPAPSPFGGLFSDGRADTLAEQIRGPLFDPNEMNNRSPAALLRKVDATELAPALAARFGDGVRRDPERMVRALGAAVQAYLQSDEMAPFASRFDAYLRSRTPLAPQEMRGLALFKNPDKGNCMSCHTLSDTSSRPERSLFTDFGYDAIAVPRNRALPANRDPRHFDNGLCDTARRLRWPEPDQWCGYLRTPGLRNVAVKQTFMHNGVFTSLRDAVAFYNTRSTDPRHWYHGAATFDDVPPAYRGNINVNSTPMNRRPGTPPALTEAEIDDLVAFLGTLTDARYAADAHAKAAAPALAH; encoded by the coding sequence ATGGTCCTGCTCGCGGCCGCGACGCTCGCCGCCGCGGTGCCGCTGGCCGGCCGCACCGCGCCGTCCGACACCGTGCTCCTGCCCGGCGCCCCGCCCGCTCGCGTCGTCGGCACGATCGGCAACGGCACGCCGCAGGTCACGGCCAAGATCGACGCGGCCACCGCGCGCTTCGCGCCCGACCCGACGCTCGTCGCGCTCGGCCGCCGCATCTTCTTCGATCCGCGCCTGTCGGAGCCGCGCGGCATGTCGTGCGCCGGCTGCCACGATCCCGGCCGCGCGTTCGCGCCGACGCTGTCCGCAGCCGCCCTCGCGGGCCCGGGCGTGCCGCAGGGCAGCCGCCCGGGGCGCTTCAGCCAGCGCAATGCGCCGTCGCTGCTCTACGTGCGCTACGTGCCGCGCCGCCACTTCTACCAGGACGACGACGCGCCCGCGCCGTCGCCGTTCGGCGGCCTGTTCAGCGACGGCCGCGCGGACACGCTCGCCGAACAGATCCGCGGGCCGCTGTTCGATCCGAACGAGATGAACAACCGGTCGCCGGCCGCGCTGCTGCGCAAGGTCGACGCAACCGAACTCGCGCCCGCGCTCGCCGCGCGCTTCGGCGACGGCGTGCGGCGCGATCCGGAACGCATGGTGCGCGCGCTCGGCGCAGCGGTGCAAGCGTATCTGCAGAGCGACGAGATGGCGCCGTTCGCGTCCCGCTTCGACGCGTACCTGCGCAGCCGCACGCCGCTCGCCCCGCAGGAGATGCGCGGCCTCGCGCTGTTCAAGAATCCGGACAAGGGCAACTGCATGAGCTGCCACACGCTGTCCGACACGTCGAGCCGGCCGGAGCGCTCGCTGTTCACGGATTTCGGCTACGACGCGATCGCGGTGCCGCGCAACCGCGCGCTGCCGGCCAATCGCGACCCGCGCCACTTCGACAACGGCCTGTGCGACACCGCGCGCCGGCTGCGCTGGCCGGAGCCGGACCAATGGTGCGGCTACCTGCGCACGCCGGGCCTGCGCAACGTCGCGGTGAAGCAGACCTTCATGCACAACGGCGTGTTCACGTCGCTGCGCGACGCGGTGGCGTTCTACAACACCCGCTCGACCGATCCGCGGCACTGGTATCACGGCGCCGCGACGTTCGACGACGTGCCGCCGGCCTACCGCGGCAACATCAACGTCAACTCGACGCCGATGAACCGCCGCCCCGGCACGCCGCCCGCGCTGACCGAAGCGGAAATCGACGACCTCGTCGCATTCCTCGGCACGCTGACCGACGCGCGCTACGCCGCCGACGCCCACGCCAAGGCCGCCGCGCCCGCCCTGGCGCACTGA
- a CDS encoding ArsR/SmtB family transcription factor produces MKSDASSPFPDPEQMRAAAESACALLKVLSNPDRLLLLCELSQGERCVSDLEVRLDIRQPTLSQQLGVLRDNALVRTRREGKNIHYSLDSPSAIAVMAVLYEQFCGPAPKGKRDAA; encoded by the coding sequence ATGAAATCCGACGCTTCATCCCCCTTTCCCGATCCCGAGCAGATGCGCGCCGCGGCCGAATCGGCCTGCGCGCTGCTGAAGGTCCTGTCGAATCCCGACCGGCTGTTGCTGTTGTGCGAGCTGTCGCAAGGCGAACGCTGCGTGAGCGATCTCGAAGTGCGGCTCGACATCCGTCAGCCGACGCTGTCGCAGCAACTGGGCGTGCTGCGGGACAACGCGCTGGTCCGCACACGCCGCGAAGGCAAGAACATCCATTACTCGCTCGACAGCCCCTCCGCGATCGCGGTGATGGCGGTGCTCTACGAGCAATTCTGCGGCCCGGCGCCGAAGGGGAAGCGCGATGCAGCTTGA